A window from Xiphophorus maculatus strain JP 163 A chromosome 17, X_maculatus-5.0-male, whole genome shotgun sequence encodes these proteins:
- the LOC102223832 gene encoding ras-related protein Rap-1b, whose amino-acid sequence MREYKLVVLGSGGVGKSALTVQFVQGIFVEKYDPTIEDSYRKQVEVDGQQCMLEILDTAGTEQFTAMRDLYMKNGQGFALVYSITAQSTFNDLQDLREQILRVKDTEDVPMILVGNKCDLEVERVVAKESGVGLARQWNSCAFLETSAKSKINVNEIFYDLVRQINRKTPVPGNTRKKPVCQLL is encoded by the exons ATGCGTGAATATAAACTGGTTGTTTTAGGATCAGGAGGCGTCGGGAAGTCAGCGCTG ACGGTCCAGTTTGTTCAGGGAATCTTTGTGGAGAAATACGACCCGACGATAGAGGACTCGTACAGGAAG CAAGTGGAGGTGGACGGGCAGCAGTGCATGCTGGAGATCCTGGACACGGCTGGAACA GAGCAGTTCACGGCCATGAGGGATCTGTACATGAAGAACGGCCAGGGCTTCGCTCTGGTTTACTCCATCACCGCTCAGTCGACCTTCAACGACCTTCAGGACCTGAGAGAGCAGATCCTCAGAGTGAAGGACACCGAGGAC GTTCCCATGATCCTGGTGGGGAACAAATGCGACCTGGAGGTGGAGCGCGTCGTGGCCAAAGAGTCGGGCGTCGGCCTCGCCCGCCAGTGGAACTCCTGCGCCTTCCTGGAAACGTCGGCCAAGAGCAAGATAAACGTCAACGAG ATCTTCTACGACCTCGTCCGGCAGATCAACAGGAAGACTCCCGTTCCAGGAAATACTCGCAAAAAGCCCGTCTGCCAACTTCTCTAA
- the mdm1 gene encoding nuclear protein MDM1 isoform X1 has protein sequence MTVRFKSQSEYQKSYGVPRSRSVSPQRCRPLAGFRPDQNRISRPLGLQPLKRPGPAESGDFLPGSPAAPVCRTAPSTGRKDSPVSKSPNVSGSEPEPGSRPVADGTSVKLRPFEPGGPAEPEQQPGNQVGKAWGQRSEYHRQFGWKKPVTAASPLLTAEQVLHSSSRSIPPFKKNPVPMETEYRRSFQGLAPPSSLRLRRNLGHPVFHTYRTHRRKSLDGQNNKLPVKQETTQGDGGSRLPLTTALPPAQVRRRHRMLTEYQSSFRSPLCRNLKGGGATDDFTEQVKERRQQAQAYRRRAWGTNFSRDHLSQLLSEHNALWEPTDSHSDPFTPPPNRDLSPEPDSRSASCIEALDLASMSSRRSSVSGGKTQRNAGRETPPGPGAERHAAWAEEEEETEEEEGRLPTPRLKTRPVQRTHHDLTTPATGGAILVGKPTNRDDSSPIKQKPKFASPEFGSEVSVNKPVKLKEAWPENTPMSLNPPPTNKQTPSPQPQPIRTKQAPPSPVAPPPLGSPPQHGIQGMLRHPDFQHNGDLGLRFRELPCSRGGCGSDEDDRLSVMSWRSAASCSAASAVLERAQKRREDFWGKR, from the exons ATGACGGTCCGCTTCAAG AGTCAGAGCGAGTACCAGAAGAGCTACGGTGTCCCTCGCTCCAGAAGCGTGTCGCCTCAGCGCTGCCGCCCGCTGGCCGGATTCCGCCCTGATCAGAACC gcaTCAGCAGACCTCTGGGTCTCCAACCACTGAAGAGACCCGGTCCGGCCGAGTCCGGTGACTTCCTGCCTGGttctccagcagctccagtTTGCAGAACAGCACCCTCTACTGGCAGGAAAG ATTCTCCAGTTTCTAAATCACCAAATGTTTCTGGatcggaaccagaacctggatcCAGACCAGTAGCTGATGGAACATCCG TGAAGCTCCGCCCCTTTGAGCCCGGCGGACCTGCAGAACCGGAGCAGCAGCCAGGAAACCAG GTCGGCAAGGcgtggggtcagaggtcagagtaCCACAGGCAGTTTGGCTGGAAGAAGCCTGTAACTGCAGCGTCGCCATTACTGACAGCAGAGCAG GTGTTGCACTCCAGCAGCAGGTCCATCCCGCCCTTTAAGAAGAACCCCGTTCCCATGGAAACGGAGTACCGCCGGAGCTTCCAGGGTCTGGCCCCGCCTTCCAGTCTACGCCTTCGGAGAAATCTGGGACATCCGGTGTTTCACACATACAGA ACTCACAGAAGGAAAAGTTTGGATGGACAGAATAACAAACTTCCTGTCAAACAGGAAACCACTCAGGGCGACGGTGGGTCCCGGTTGCCCCTGACGACGGCCCTTCCGCCTGCTCAGGTGCGGAGGAGACACAG GATGTTGACTGAGTATCAGTCCAGCTTTCGTTCTCCTCTCTGCAGGAACCtaaaagggggcggagccacgGACGACTTCACCgagcag GTGAAGGAGCGCAGGCAGCAGGCCCAGGCGTACCGACGCAGAGCCTGGGGAACCAACTTCTCCAGGGACCATCTGAGCCAGCTGCTGTCCGAACACAACGCTCTGTGGGAGCCCACCGACTCCCACTCAGACCCCTTCACCCCACCACCCAACCGTGACCTTTCACCTGAGCCGGACAGCCGCAGCGCTTCCTGCATAGAAGCCCTGGACCTGGCCAG TATGTCCAGTAGGAGGTCGTCGGTCAGTGGAGGAAAAACTCAGAGAAACGCTGGGAGGGAAACGCCTCCAGGACCCGGAGCTGAACGCCACGCAGCCtgggcagaagaagaagaagagacagagga AGAGGAGGGAAGGTTACCGACTCCCAGACTGAAAACGAGGCCGGTTCAGAGGACCCACCACGACCTGACCACACCTGCCACAG GGGGAGCTATACTTGTTGGAAAGCCGACCAACAGGGATGATTCTTCTCCTATCAAACAAAAACCG AAATTCGCTTCACCAGAAtttgggtcagaggtcagcgtCAACAAGCCGGTCAAACTGAAGGAGGCGTGGCCAGAGAACACCCCCATGTCTTTAAACCCCCCTCCTACCAACAAACAGACCCCCAGCCCTCAGCCTCAACCAATCAGGACGAAGCAGGCGCCTCCTTCTCCAGTAGCCCCGCCCCCTCTGGGTTCCCCGCCGCAGCATGGGATCCAGGGAATGCTGAGACACCCGGACTTCCAGCATAACG
- the mdm1 gene encoding nuclear protein MDM1 isoform X2 gives MTVRFKSQSEYQKSYGVPRSRSVSPQRCRPLAGFRPDQNRISRPLGLQPLKRPGPAESGDFLPGSPAAPVCRTAPSTGRKDSPVSKSPNVSGSEPEPGSRPVADGTSVKLRPFEPGGPAEPEQQPGNQVGKAWGQRSEYHRQFGWKKPVTAASPLLTAEQVLHSSSRSIPPFKKNPVPMETEYRRSFQGLAPPSSLRLRRNLGHPVFHTYRTHRRKSLDGQNNKLPVKQETTQGDGGSRLPLTTALPPAQVRRRHRNLKGGGATDDFTEQVKERRQQAQAYRRRAWGTNFSRDHLSQLLSEHNALWEPTDSHSDPFTPPPNRDLSPEPDSRSASCIEALDLASMSSRRSSVSGGKTQRNAGRETPPGPGAERHAAWAEEEEETEEEEGRLPTPRLKTRPVQRTHHDLTTPATGGAILVGKPTNRDDSSPIKQKPKFASPEFGSEVSVNKPVKLKEAWPENTPMSLNPPPTNKQTPSPQPQPIRTKQAPPSPVAPPPLGSPPQHGIQGMLRHPDFQHNGDLGLRFRELPCSRGGCGSDEDDRLSVMSWRSAASCSAASAVLERAQKRREDFWGKR, from the exons ATGACGGTCCGCTTCAAG AGTCAGAGCGAGTACCAGAAGAGCTACGGTGTCCCTCGCTCCAGAAGCGTGTCGCCTCAGCGCTGCCGCCCGCTGGCCGGATTCCGCCCTGATCAGAACC gcaTCAGCAGACCTCTGGGTCTCCAACCACTGAAGAGACCCGGTCCGGCCGAGTCCGGTGACTTCCTGCCTGGttctccagcagctccagtTTGCAGAACAGCACCCTCTACTGGCAGGAAAG ATTCTCCAGTTTCTAAATCACCAAATGTTTCTGGatcggaaccagaacctggatcCAGACCAGTAGCTGATGGAACATCCG TGAAGCTCCGCCCCTTTGAGCCCGGCGGACCTGCAGAACCGGAGCAGCAGCCAGGAAACCAG GTCGGCAAGGcgtggggtcagaggtcagagtaCCACAGGCAGTTTGGCTGGAAGAAGCCTGTAACTGCAGCGTCGCCATTACTGACAGCAGAGCAG GTGTTGCACTCCAGCAGCAGGTCCATCCCGCCCTTTAAGAAGAACCCCGTTCCCATGGAAACGGAGTACCGCCGGAGCTTCCAGGGTCTGGCCCCGCCTTCCAGTCTACGCCTTCGGAGAAATCTGGGACATCCGGTGTTTCACACATACAGA ACTCACAGAAGGAAAAGTTTGGATGGACAGAATAACAAACTTCCTGTCAAACAGGAAACCACTCAGGGCGACGGTGGGTCCCGGTTGCCCCTGACGACGGCCCTTCCGCCTGCTCAGGTGCGGAGGAGACACAG GAACCtaaaagggggcggagccacgGACGACTTCACCgagcag GTGAAGGAGCGCAGGCAGCAGGCCCAGGCGTACCGACGCAGAGCCTGGGGAACCAACTTCTCCAGGGACCATCTGAGCCAGCTGCTGTCCGAACACAACGCTCTGTGGGAGCCCACCGACTCCCACTCAGACCCCTTCACCCCACCACCCAACCGTGACCTTTCACCTGAGCCGGACAGCCGCAGCGCTTCCTGCATAGAAGCCCTGGACCTGGCCAG TATGTCCAGTAGGAGGTCGTCGGTCAGTGGAGGAAAAACTCAGAGAAACGCTGGGAGGGAAACGCCTCCAGGACCCGGAGCTGAACGCCACGCAGCCtgggcagaagaagaagaagagacagagga AGAGGAGGGAAGGTTACCGACTCCCAGACTGAAAACGAGGCCGGTTCAGAGGACCCACCACGACCTGACCACACCTGCCACAG GGGGAGCTATACTTGTTGGAAAGCCGACCAACAGGGATGATTCTTCTCCTATCAAACAAAAACCG AAATTCGCTTCACCAGAAtttgggtcagaggtcagcgtCAACAAGCCGGTCAAACTGAAGGAGGCGTGGCCAGAGAACACCCCCATGTCTTTAAACCCCCCTCCTACCAACAAACAGACCCCCAGCCCTCAGCCTCAACCAATCAGGACGAAGCAGGCGCCTCCTTCTCCAGTAGCCCCGCCCCCTCTGGGTTCCCCGCCGCAGCATGGGATCCAGGGAATGCTGAGACACCCGGACTTCCAGCATAACG